In Mangrovivirga cuniculi, the following proteins share a genomic window:
- the xseB gene encoding exodeoxyribonuclease VII small subunit, with the protein MPNKKKLSYKESIDKLTSILEKLENQEGDIDELMKDVDEATMIIKQCREKLRGTEEQLSSKFDEIDN; encoded by the coding sequence ATGCCAAATAAAAAGAAATTGAGTTACAAAGAGTCAATTGACAAATTGACATCCATTCTGGAGAAACTGGAAAACCAGGAAGGTGATATTGATGAATTGATGAAAGATGTGGATGAGGCAACAATGATCATTAAGCAGTGTAGAGAGAAACTAAGAGGAACAGAAGAGCAATTATCCAGTAAATTTGATGAAATCGATAATTAA